A genome region from Calliopsis andreniformis isolate RMS-2024a chromosome 2, iyCalAndr_principal, whole genome shotgun sequence includes the following:
- the Ae2 gene encoding anion exchange protein Ae2 isoform X3, with translation MPEAAANTSGKSFLQRASGKVLRWLRRSLRSSHQVDGHGTETGPELDEEMEKVFAMDTGEKFDVTRLGSPTESAGSDRDRDRDRDRDRNRDRGPPPRYGDRDFNQHRKRNYPHPHMPLKSIHSRSMRRHLSPEGSTAEAGQEEENGHGHAGNGNGQEGEAMDNGLSPTSVQDVDEETAEETENVVSSESEAPISERAASGFSDSPSVGSPRVQFEQIKEEDGPASKKEELPSVGAPGLHDEDRKCRRHQKHEHKRHHHKSRKYSLQEDPQWRKRSGAGLPDGPGVLTRRVSVQPEEASTLQELDIDDLESHRSDDPRGMRRHKAAHLTVQIGRRKEGGIPHDTFKKMYDHSPHEVFVQLDELYGVGEEREWRETARWIKYEEDVEEGADRWGRPHVASLSFHSLLNLRRCLETGVVLLDLEEKDLPGLVYRVVEQMVVEELILPEDRPVVMRALLLRHRHVHDHDRGFRFGGKRNYSSYTSLQNLNEAKPKIVSSNLALDSNHTVVDMKEELTYTSSNEDLKRSHNDYILKRIPAGAEATVVLVGAVDFLDQPTIAFVRLAEGVFIPSITEVTIPVRFMFTLLGPRNADLDYHEIGRSISTLMANTSFHKIAYKANERRELLSAINEFLDDSIVLPPGDWERQALLPFDELKAKSEAIRKRKAKALEEKSKPIQSEAAIKKALLAGEEEKKPHDDDDPLRRTKRPFGGLINDIKRRYSFYLSDFTDGLNSSCLAAAIFMYFAALCTAITFGGLMSDKTHNIIGISETLISGSWTGVVMALFSTQPLVIIGTTGPLLLFDESLYNFCLANELEFLTVRVYVGAWMGIIALAIACVEGSVLVRLFTRFTEEIFTGLISILYIVETFIKLYNYFVKNPLLDEYDFIPETNETFYWESLNVTEMKAISPDNGEPIVIALDKPHTLIPVRSAAGLLINQPNTALMCTILCLGTFLGAYYLRIFRNSHYLGRSARRAFGDFGVPISIVVFVLIDYLAKVKTEKLLVPEGLTPTLPGRSWLVSPVGMDKPIPLWMAMACIVPALLVYILVFMETQISELIIDKKERKLRKGNGYHMDIVVVCLMNVGCGLMGAPWCCAASVRSLTHVSAVTVMSRTHAPGDKPHIVEVKEQRVSALLVAILIGVSVLMAPLLRRVPMSVLLGVFLYMGISSTNGVQLFDRIKLFFMPVKHHGTANYVRRVQTYKMHIFTLIQILCLAVLWIVKSTRAALALPFFLILMIPLRAQMSHFFTGAELRALDSKGSEHESTEDEPDFYEEAPLPG, from the exons ATGCCCGAGGCTGCCGCAAACACCTCCGGGAAGTCGTTCCTCCAACGAGCGTCGGGCAAGGTTCTACGCTGGTTACGTCGCTCCTTGCGCTCGAGCCACCAG GTCGACGGTCATGGCACGGAAACGGGACCGGAACTCGACGAAGAGATGGAGAAGGTTTTTGCGATGGACACCGGGGAAAAGTTCGACGTAACCCGTCTCGGCTCGCCCACCGAATCAGCCGGATCCGATCGAGATCGAGATCGCGATCGAGATCGAGATCGGAATCGTGACCGAGGACCGCCGCCGAGATATGGAGATCGTGATTTTAATC AGCATCGAAAGAGAAACTACCCTCATCCGCACATGCCCCTAAAAAGTATCCATTCGAGATCTATGCGACGACACCTTTCACC CGAAGGATCCACAGCGGAAGCTGGTCAAGAAGAAGAGAATGGGCATGGACATGCGGGCAATGGCAACGGACAGGAAGGGGAGGCCATGGACAATGGGCTGTCGCCGACGAGTGTGCAAGATGTTGACGAGGAAACCGCAGAAGAAACGGAAAACGTGGTCAGCAGCGAGAGCGAGGCGCCGATCTCGGAAAGGGCTGCTTCTGGTTTCAGCGACAGCCCGTCCGTTGGTAGCCCGCGAGTGCAGTTCGAGCAGATTAAAGAAGAAGATGGTCCCGCATCGAAAAAAGAGGAGCTTCCGAGCGTCGGTGCACCTGGACTCCACGACGAGGACCGAAAGTGTCGGAGACACCAGAAACACGAGCACAA AAGACACCATCACAAATCACGAAAGTACTCCCTGCAGGAGGACCCACAATGGAGGAAACGTTCGGGAGCTGGTCTCCCAGATGGGCCAGGTGTACTGACGAGAAGAGTAAGCGTGCAGCCGGAGGAGGCGAGCACGTTGCAGGAGCTGGACATCGACGACTTGGAATCGCACAGAAGCGACGATCCACGAGGAATGAGGCGGCACAAAGCTGCCCACTTGACTGTGCAGATCGGTCGCAGGAAGGAGGGTGGCATACCTCATGACACCTTCAAAAAGATGTACGATCACTCCCCTCACGAGGTTTTCGTCCAACTAGACGAACTTTACGGCGTCGGGGAGGAACGGGAGTGGAGAGAAACAGCTCGATGGATCAAGTACGAAGAAGACGTCGAGGAAGGCGCGGATAGATGGGGCAGGCCCCACGTAGCTTCGTTGAGTTTCCATTCGCTGCTTAATCTCCGTCGATGTCTCGAAACTGGCGTGGTTCTCCTCGATCTCGAGGAAAAAGATCTACCGGGTCTGGTATACAGAGTGGTCGAACAGATGGTCGTCGAGGAGTTGATCCTCCCCGAGGACAGACCGGTGGTGATGAGAGCTCTCCTCCTGAGGCATAGACACGTGCACGATCACGATCGTGGCTTTCGGTTCGGTGGGAAGAGAAATTACTCTAGCTACACCAGCCTTCAG AACTTAAACGAGGCGAAACCGAAAATCGTGTCATCGAACTTGGCATTGGACAGCAATCACACGGTGGTCGATATGAAGGAAGAGTTAACGTACACTAGCAGTAACGAAGACCTGAAAAGGAGCCACAACGATTACATCCTGAAAAGAATACCGGCTGGAGCTGAAGCGACGGTTGTCCTGGTCGGTGCAGTCGACTTCCTCGATCAGCCGACGATCGCTTTCGTTAGGCTCGCAGAGGGTGTGTTTATTCCGTCAATCACGGAGGTTACGATACCAGTAAGATTTATGTTCACCTTACTGGGACCCAGGAATGCTGATCTAGACTATCACGAAATCGGTAGATCGATCTCAACATTGATGGCCAACACGTCGTTTCACAAAATCGCATACAAAGCTAATGAGAGGCGTGAACTTTTGTCCGCTATTAATGAGTTCCTCGATGATTCGATCGTTCTGCCTCCCGGCGACTGGGAGAGACAGGCTTTGCTGCCTTTCGATGAACTAAAAGCAAAAAGTGAGGCCATCAGAAAACGGAAAGCAAAGGCGCTTGAGGAAAAGAGTAAGCCGATCCAGAGTGAGGCTGCCATTAAGAAAG CTCTTCTCGCTGGCGAGGAAGAGAAAAAACCCCACGACGACGACGATCCTCTTCGTAGAACGAAACGTCCCTTCGGTGGTCTGATCAACGACATTAAACGACGTTATTCCTTTTACTTATCCGATTTCACCGATGGCTTGAACTCCTCGTGCCTGGCAGCTGCAATATTCATGTATTTCGCTGCTCTATGCACGGCTATTACATTTGGCGGTCTAATGAGTGATAAAACGCATAACATCATTGGTATTTCGGAGACGTTGATCTCCGGTTCCTGGACTGGAGTAGTAATGGCTTTGTTCTCCACCCAACCTCTGGTCATTATTGGTACAACTGGTCCGCTTTTGCTCTTCGACGAAAGTTTGTACAATTTCTGCCTCGCAAACGAGCTCGAATTCCTAACCGTTAGAGTTTATGTCGGGGCTTGGATGGGGATTATAGCCTTAGCGATCGCTTGTGTCGAGGGATCAGTGTTAGTCAGGTTGTTTACCCGCTTCACCGAAGAAATTTTCACTGGTTTGATCTCTATCCTCTACATTGTCGAAACATTTATTAAATTGTACAATTATTTCGTAAAGAATCCTCTCCTCGACGAGTACGATTTCATTCCTGAGACCAACGAGACATTCTATTGGGAATCGTTGAACGTGACAGAGATGAAAGCCATTTCTCCGGACAATGGCGAGCCGATAGTCATAGCGTTGGATAAACCTCATACTTTGATACCAGTTCGCAGTGCTGCTGGACTGTTAATCAATCAACCGAACACCGCCCTCATGTGTACAATTCTTTGTCTCGGCACGTTTCTCGGAGCTTATTATTTGCGCATTTTTCGTAATAGTCACTACCTAGGACGAAGCGCTAGGAGAGCCTTCGGTGATTTCGGTGTACCAATCAGTATTGTCGTCTTCGTCTTGATCGATTATCTAGCCAAAGTAAAAACGGAGAAGCTGCTAGTTCCGGAAGGTCTGACACCCACCCTGCCTGGTAGAAGCTGGCTCGTCTCACCTGTCGGAATGGATAAACCTATACCCTTGTGGATGGCGATGGCTTGCATCGTGCCAGCATTGCTGGTTTACATCCTTGTCTTCATGGAAACACAAATTTCTGA GTTAATTATTGACAAAAAAGAGCGAAAGTTGCGAAAAGGTAACGGCTATCATATGGATATAGTAGTGGTGTGCCTAATGAACGTTGGCTGTGGTTTAATGGGCGCCCCATGGTGCTGCGCTGCTTCAGTCAGATCGTTGACACACGTGTCGGCGGTGACGGTAATGTCCCGCACCCATGCACCAGGAGATAAGCCTCACATCGTGGAGGTGAAGGAACAAAGAGTGAGCGCCCTGCTGGTCGCTATACTAATCGGTGTGAGCGTGTTGATGGCACCGCTATTACGACGCGTACCAATGTCCGTCCTTCTTGGAGTATTTCTCTACATGGGCATATCCTCGACGAATGGCGTGCAGTTGTTCGACCGTATTAAATTGTTCTTCATGCCGGTGAAGCATCACGGCACCGCTAATTACGTTCGACGTGTGCAAACGTACAAAATGCACATCTTTACCCTTATACAAATTCTGTGCCTAGCTGTTTTATGGATTGTGAAAAGTACCAGGGCAGCCCTGGCACTTCCGTTCTTCCTGATTCTCATGATACCTCTGCGGGCTCAGATGAGCCACTTTTTTACCGGCGCTGAGCTACGGGCACTCGACAGCAAGGGATCGGAACACGAGAGTACCGAGGATGAACCAGACTTTTACGAGGAAGCTCCATTACCTGGTTAG